The stretch of DNA ATCGCCCTGTGGAAATCCGCCCCGGCCCTGGCTGCTGGCAACGCGATGATCTTCAAGCCATCGGAAGTCACTTCGCTGACCACCCTGAAACTGGCCGAGATCTACACCGAGGCCGGCCTGCCGAACGGCGTATTCAACGTCCTGACCGGCAGCGGCCGCGAAGTCGGCACCTGGCTGACCGAACACCCGCGTATCGAGAAAGTCTCCTTCACCGGCGGCACCACCACCGGCAAGAAAGTCATGGCCAGCGCCTCGAGCTCGTCGCTCAAGGAAGTCACCATGGAACTGGGCGGCAAGTCGCCACTGATCATCTGCGCCGACGCCGACCTGGACAAGGCCGCCGACATCGCCATGATGGCCAACTTCTACAGCTCCGGCCAGGTGTGCACCAACGGCACCCGCGTGTTCATCCCGGCTGAAATGAAGGCCGCCTTCGAAGCCAAGATCGCCGAGCGCGTTGCCCGCATCCGCGTTGGCAACCCAGAAGACGAGAACACCAACTTCGGCCCACTGGTCAGCTTCCAGCACATGGAAAGCGTGCTCGGCTACATCGCCAAAGGCAAAGAAGAAGGCGCCCGTGTGCTGTGTGGCGGCGAGCGACTGACTACCGGTGATTTCGCCAACGGTGCCTTCGTCGCGCCGACCGTGTTCACCGACTGCAGCGACGACATGACCATCGTCAAGGAAGAAATCTTCGGCCCGGTGATGAGCATCCTCACCTACGAAACCGAAGAAGAAGTCATCCGCCGCGCCAACGACACCGACTACGGCCTGGCCGCTGGTGTCTGCACCAACGACATCTCCCGCGCCCACCGTATCATCCACCAGCTGGAAGCCGGTATCTGCTGGATCAACGCCTGGGGCGAATCGCCAGCCGAAATGCCGGTTGGCGGCTACAAGCAGTCGGGCGTCGGCCGTGAGAACGGCGTCAGCTCGCTGGCTCAATACACTCGCATCAAGTCGGTCCAGGTCGAGCTGGGCGGCTACAACTCGGTTTTCTAAGCCCTGTCTAGCCACGCCCGTGCCACTGCGCACGGGCGTTCCCGCTCCCTGATCACCGCCAACACGAGGGTACTTCCATGTCCCAAGAATTCGATTACATCATCGTCGGCGCAGGCTCCGCCGGTAACACTCTGGCTACCCGCCTGACCGAAGACGCTGGCGTCAGCGTACTGCTGCTGGAAGCCGGTGGCCCCGACTACCGCTTCGACTTCCGCACCCAGATGCCAGCCGCCCTGGCCTTCCCGCTGCAAGGCCGCCGCTACAACTGGGCCTACGAGACCGACCCGGAGCCGTTCATGGACGGTCGCCGCATGGAATGTGGCCGCGGCAAGGGCCTGGGTGGCTCGTCGCTGATCAACGGCATGTGCTACATCCGCGGCAACGCCATGGACTTCGACGGCTGGGCAGAACTGCCAGGCCTGGAAGACTGGACCTACCTGGACTGCCTGCCGTACTTCCGCAAGGCCGAAACCCGCGACATCGGCCCGAACGACTACCACGGCGGCGAAGGCCCGGTCAGCGTGGCCACGCCGAAAGCCGGCAACAACCCGCTGTTCCACGCCATGGTCGAAGCCGGCGTGCAGGCCGGTTACCCGCGCACTGAAGACCTCAACGGTTACCAGCAGGAAGGTTTCGGTCCGATGGACCGTTCGGTGACCAAGAACGGCCGCCGTTCCAGCACCGCCCGTGGTTACCTGGACCAGGCCAAGAAGCG from Pseudomonas putida encodes:
- the betB gene encoding betaine-aldehyde dehydrogenase, whose product is MARFGTQKLYIDGAYVDAGSDATFEAINPATGEVLAHVQRATEADVEKAVESAERGQKVWAAMTAMQRSRILRRAVDILRERNDELAMLETLDTGKSYSETRYVDIVTGADVLEYYAGLVPAIEGEQIPLRESSFVYTRREPLGVTVGIGAWNYPIQIALWKSAPALAAGNAMIFKPSEVTSLTTLKLAEIYTEAGLPNGVFNVLTGSGREVGTWLTEHPRIEKVSFTGGTTTGKKVMASASSSSLKEVTMELGGKSPLIICADADLDKAADIAMMANFYSSGQVCTNGTRVFIPAEMKAAFEAKIAERVARIRVGNPEDENTNFGPLVSFQHMESVLGYIAKGKEEGARVLCGGERLTTGDFANGAFVAPTVFTDCSDDMTIVKEEIFGPVMSILTYETEEEVIRRANDTDYGLAAGVCTNDISRAHRIIHQLEAGICWINAWGESPAEMPVGGYKQSGVGRENGVSSLAQYTRIKSVQVELGGYNSVF